A genomic window from Streptomyces sp. MST-110588 includes:
- a CDS encoding sialidase family protein encodes MAYDSSVPFRAGTEGYASFRIPAVIRTAPGTLLAFAEGRVRSTADSGDIDIVLRRSTDGGRTWGPLRAVARNGRDTAGNPAPVALGSGRVLLVQVRSAADATEERIRRGLVPAAGGRRVWVQHSDDDGVAWSAPHEITKEVKRPGWRWYATGPGHALRLTRGPHAGRVVVPANHSLPPTVPGDDGTEGRYNGAHALLSDDDGLTWRIGYTDSDPDGYLNPNETTAAELPDGAVYLNARNDSVAPGHRADACSAPADGAERLVKPFRPQAGLAGPVVQGSVLHLGTPDALLFSGPADPRARALMTVRASRDRGLTWRDVYPLSGLPAAYCDLVRIDDAGVGLLYETGDFSAYSTITFRRIPVEELV; translated from the coding sequence GTGGCTTACGACAGCTCCGTGCCGTTCCGGGCCGGGACCGAGGGCTACGCGAGCTTCCGCATCCCCGCCGTGATCCGTACGGCCCCCGGCACGCTGCTCGCCTTCGCCGAGGGACGGGTGCGCTCCACCGCCGACTCCGGCGACATCGACATCGTGCTGCGGCGCTCCACGGACGGCGGACGCACCTGGGGGCCGCTGCGCGCCGTCGCCCGCAACGGCAGGGACACGGCGGGCAACCCGGCACCCGTGGCCCTGGGCAGCGGGCGGGTGCTGCTGGTACAGGTCCGCAGCGCCGCCGACGCCACCGAGGAGCGCATCCGGCGCGGGCTGGTCCCGGCGGCCGGCGGGCGGCGGGTGTGGGTGCAGCACAGCGACGACGACGGGGTGGCGTGGAGCGCGCCGCACGAGATCACCAAGGAGGTCAAGCGGCCCGGCTGGCGCTGGTACGCCACCGGCCCCGGGCACGCGCTGCGGCTCACCCGGGGCCCGCACGCCGGACGGGTGGTCGTCCCGGCCAACCACTCCCTCCCCCCGACCGTCCCCGGCGACGACGGCACCGAGGGCCGCTACAACGGCGCCCACGCGCTGCTCAGCGACGACGACGGCCTCACCTGGCGCATCGGCTACACCGACAGCGACCCGGACGGTTACCTCAACCCCAACGAGACCACCGCCGCCGAACTCCCGGACGGCGCCGTCTATCTCAACGCCCGCAACGACTCGGTGGCGCCCGGCCACCGCGCCGACGCCTGCTCGGCACCGGCCGACGGCGCGGAGCGCCTGGTCAAGCCCTTCAGACCGCAGGCGGGACTGGCCGGCCCGGTCGTCCAGGGCAGCGTGCTGCATCTGGGCACACCCGACGCCCTGCTCTTCTCCGGGCCCGCCGACCCCCGCGCCCGCGCGCTGATGACCGTACGGGCCAGCCGGGACCGCGGCCTGACCTGGCGGGACGTGTACCCCTTGAGCGGGCTGCCGGCCGCCTACTGCGACCTCGTACGGATCGATGACGCCGGTGTCGGACTGCTCTACGAGACGGGCGACTTCAGCGCCTACTCGACGATCACCTTCCGCCGCATTCCCGTGGAGGAACTGGTATGA
- a CDS encoding extracellular solute-binding protein yields the protein MRTSEPRAGTTAAAPAATAPRPPSVPRGADRRTVLGGAAAAVTGLVLGGCGDGDGDGGGPDGGTDTTLPPARKKGEHITLSFWSWVPGIDKPVDLWNSGHPEVRVEVEKVSAVNGQQYAKMHAAVKAGNPPDLAQIEFPVVPGFLLDNGLLDLAPLGAGRYRNRFFGWQWQQSVFGKGVYAIPQASGPMGLFVRQDLFDKWGIRVPRTWEEYEAAAGAVRRQGAWIETFAPTNGNRFAGLAWQAGAKWYTARGDTWTVHIDDAPTRKVADYWEGLVRRKLVKTIPDRQNAWYKDIQTGAIPAWVGASWGDALLAGNAPGTRGRWRAVPLPQWEPGGDAHANWGGSTIAVFARSAHPRDALDFAVWLNTDPESIKLLIEGGYGFPSAKKGWTGSDLDVHKEFFGGQEYSKVFAAAGAHVDTSWRWGPGVDTLYQRLGDAFTEALADGSSFRSVLTKVQAQTVTDLRGKGLKVEAGG from the coding sequence ATGAGGACCAGCGAGCCCCGGGCCGGCACCACGGCCGCGGCCCCCGCGGCGACGGCACCGCGCCCCCCGTCCGTACCCCGCGGTGCCGATCGCCGCACCGTCCTGGGCGGTGCTGCCGCCGCCGTCACCGGCCTGGTGCTGGGCGGCTGCGGCGACGGCGACGGCGACGGCGGCGGCCCCGACGGCGGTACGGACACCACGCTGCCGCCCGCCCGCAAGAAGGGCGAGCACATCACGCTGTCCTTCTGGTCGTGGGTGCCGGGCATCGACAAGCCCGTGGACCTGTGGAACAGCGGACACCCCGAGGTACGCGTCGAGGTCGAGAAGGTCTCGGCGGTCAACGGCCAGCAGTACGCGAAGATGCACGCCGCCGTCAAAGCCGGCAACCCGCCCGACCTGGCCCAGATCGAGTTCCCCGTCGTCCCCGGATTCCTGCTCGACAACGGCCTGCTGGACCTGGCCCCGCTCGGCGCCGGCCGCTACAGGAACCGTTTCTTCGGCTGGCAGTGGCAGCAGTCCGTCTTCGGCAAGGGCGTCTACGCCATCCCGCAGGCGTCCGGCCCCATGGGCCTGTTCGTGCGCCAGGACCTCTTCGACAAGTGGGGCATCCGGGTCCCGCGCACCTGGGAGGAGTACGAGGCGGCGGCCGGGGCGGTGCGGCGGCAGGGCGCCTGGATCGAGACCTTCGCCCCCACCAACGGCAACCGCTTCGCCGGCCTGGCCTGGCAGGCGGGCGCCAAGTGGTACACCGCACGGGGCGACACCTGGACCGTCCACATCGACGACGCGCCCACCCGCAAGGTCGCCGACTACTGGGAGGGCCTGGTGCGGCGCAAGCTCGTCAAGACCATCCCGGACCGCCAGAACGCCTGGTACAAGGACATCCAGACCGGCGCCATCCCTGCCTGGGTGGGGGCGAGCTGGGGCGACGCCCTGCTGGCCGGCAACGCGCCGGGGACCAGGGGCAGGTGGCGGGCCGTGCCGCTGCCCCAGTGGGAGCCGGGCGGCGACGCCCACGCCAACTGGGGCGGCTCGACCATCGCCGTCTTCGCCAGGTCCGCCCACCCCAGGGACGCCCTGGACTTCGCGGTCTGGCTCAACACCGACCCCGAGTCGATCAAGCTGCTGATCGAAGGCGGCTACGGGTTCCCCAGCGCCAAGAAGGGCTGGACCGGCTCAGACCTGGACGTCCACAAGGAGTTCTTCGGCGGCCAGGAGTACAGCAAGGTCTTCGCCGCCGCCGGCGCGCACGTCGACACCTCCTGGCGGTGGGGCCCGGGGGTCGACACCCTCTACCAGCGGCTGGGCGACGCCTTCACCGAAGCACTCGCCGACGGCAGCTCCTTCCGCTCGGTGCTCACGAAGGTACAGGCGCAGACCGTCACCGACCTGCGGGGCAAGGGCCTGAAAGTGGAGGCCGGCGGGTGA